From a single Arachis hypogaea cultivar Tifrunner chromosome 3, arahy.Tifrunner.gnm2.J5K5, whole genome shotgun sequence genomic region:
- the LOC112772252 gene encoding aquaporin NIP6-1-like, which produces MGDEFIETFILMFAGTAVAIANKITNKSEILIGCAVVTGLAVMVINPAVTISFPTLKHFPWKNVRTHDIYMACMEVPMYIGAQILASVCAAFALKGVYHPFMGGGVTIPSEGYSQAFVLEFIISFNLMFVVTAFATPTLKL; this is translated from the coding sequence ATGGGAGATGAGTTCATTGAAACGTTTATTCTAATGTTTGCCGGAACAGCGGTGGCAATAgcaaacaaaataacaaataaatcagAAATTTTGATTGGTTGTGCTGTCGTCACCGGCCTTGCTGTTATGGTGATCAACCCTGCTGTCACCATTTCCTTTCCTACTCTAAAGCACTTCCCATGGAAAAATGTAAGAACTCATGATatatatatggcatgcatggagGTGCCAATGTATATTGGAGCACAGATATTGGCATCAGTGTGTGCCGCATTTGCACTGAAGGGAGTGTATCATCCATTCATGGGGGGTGGAGTGACGATTCCTTCAGAAGGATATAGCCAAGCTTTTGTTTTAGAATTTATCATCAGCTTCAATCTCATGTTTGTTGTCACTGCTTTCGCCACACCGACACTAAAATTGTAA